A region of the Ctenopharyngodon idella isolate HZGC_01 chromosome 2, HZGC01, whole genome shotgun sequence genome:
GGCGATATTTTGGGCTGCTCTGATGCGTCTAAGTTTTAGGTATCCAGGGTTCTTCGTAACCGCTTTACCCAACTGGAGTGCACAaacacagaataaaaacaaaagcaaattaCTCTGTACCCTTGGTTGAGCCTTTGTTTACCGTCAGCAGACAGCCATTGACCTGCAGCCCCGTTTTAGAAACAGAATTGCATCATATCAGCAGGAAAGAGTGCAAAAGCAAAGTCATGAAGACACTAAGACTGCAAATGCTggaaaatgacaaacaaattgAAAGAACAACTGAGAAATGTCCataatacacaaacaaaaagagAGAACAAATGCTTTCAAATGTGTTTTGGTTGTGGATAGCTTGTTGAGAATGAGGGGGCAACAGTTCAAAATAGCCTAGATGTATGACTGCAACAACTGACTGTGGCTTAATTAGCGCAGAAGCAGTGTTCATTAATTATATCTGATAATTACAGTCATTTACCACTCACAGATCTAGAACATAATAACAGGGAATAATAATCATATGAAATGAGGTGCTTGTGGATGCAAATAGTGCATCTGGGACGTTTGAGGGTAACCACGGAAACCACTTATAAACCTGAATAAAACAAGAGATTGTTTCAAAGATCGTcaatatgtgtgagtgtgtgtgtgtcaaagtGGAATAGAGAAAGCTGCAGCAGCATACCAGTTTAGCAGCCTCAGCTTCACCCTCAGCCTGGATAATTTTCTGTCTCTGGTCCTGTTTGGCCTTCTCTACATAGAACTGAGCCCTCTGGGCCTCCTGCTGGGCTACACGGTAAGAGAGAAAGGTTATTTCATAGAAAAATAGCTCACACATAGATATTCTCCTTTTTCAGACCAACCTACGTatacttttgttcatttttaagtgacaaaaatacaacaaacaaaacatttcagtgCTTACACAAACCTTTTATGCAAGTTGTGTATTGTTGTTTGGTCAATAGGGAATACTGATGAAATAACTAGACCAGAGTGCCCTCTAGTGGAGAGCATTAAGATAAGCAAATATCATTCTTTCAAAGATACACCAATATGGGCAATAACCAATGATCAATCTGTAGTTATTTTTCTACAATTGCAACTCAGAATTTCACAAAAAAGTATATAGTTTATATCTGAAAATAGACCTTTATGATAGGGTTGTCaccacagttattttaaattatattggtgtattttaaatattttttaattaaataaatgcatccttggtgagcataagagacttttttcaaaaacattaaatattaccTCAAATCtgtgaatggtagtgtatactgCATTACTACCTTATACATAATTAAGACAATTTCTCCATATCACATAGAacacccattaaaaaaaaaaaaaaaaaaaaaacttattacaGCACAGGTGTCAAACTCAAAGCCCTAGGGCCTGCcatgttattattaatattaattctaTGATGTGTATGATCACACAGGTGTCTTTAGTATGATGAGTGTGTCGCGTGATCTACGGGATCTCAGCTGCATCTGAGCAGAAATGGGTTTTCAACCAGTactagtaaaaacatttatcgtttgtaaaaaattaattacagtGTAGGAAACAGAactgaaattaaattgaaaaactTGACCAACATTTGTTTATATGCTGATTGGTTTGGCCAACGCCTATATTCCATATCAACAAATTCTATACACATCATAAAATgtgcaatttatttataaatgttatatataccATAAAATGCGCCAAAACATCTGGCCCCTCTTACCAAGACACAGAATGTGGCATTAATATAAGGTATTGTGTGAAACTGACTTTATTATGAAGAGGCTCGTCTCATATAGCCAATGTAAACAAATCATATTATTAGTTGACTAGgtacaatataatttttgttaGTTTAGGAAGCTTAGGCATGCTTAGTTTACGGTGCTAAATTCACTGCATTCTGTTATGGATTAGACAAGATGTATTTCAGTACTACTAACCAACTTGTTTGGCCTCCACAGCAGCGGTGTACTCTTTGCTGAAGCTGAGCTCTGTTATGGCCACGTCATCCAGGATGATGTTAAAGTCCTTAGCTCTCTCGAATAGATCTCTCCTTATGAGTAGTGACACCTGaccaccaaaataaaacaacacaaataacaGCTAAGCTGATTTCCTCAGTAACTGATTACCTTATTTAAACCAGCAGCAGGCATGCAGATACAATGAGGTCCAAAAGTGAAATTGCTTATACTTATGCTATAAGTTGTTCTATTTAATACGAAGTATGAATGTCCTAATATTTGCTACATCCTTCTTTTGCTTTATTGACGGTAGCATTTGAACTCCACAAGCTTGTATAAATCTCATGTTACCCAACATGATTTGATAATGTTCCAAAGAGCATATTGTgcttcattgaaatctcatattGGATTGtggacttttggaccccacttcACAAAAAACAAGTAGTAAAAACTAATACAATTTGGTCACAAGTCTTAATTTTTAGACTTATGACCAAACAAGTGAATACTTGTGTGTTTCAGCCGTCGTCCTGAAGCAtcaggtgagtgtgtgtgaaataACAGCCCGTCTTTTTAAATAACTTCAATTCAGTAATAGTACTTTAATATTATTCTCTAATACAGACCTGCAAACTCTGGactggcaaaaaaaataaaaaataaaaaaacctccTCGGCTTGGCATGATTTCACTGTCACTTTCGCCAAAAGCCAATGAGTAGGCAGCTCATTCACGGCGTCATCAAGCTGTGGCTTTAATAGTTGTGACAGGCCTATACAGAATGAGAAGAGCCTTCTGTGTATATGCTCTTGCTTTTTGCTTGCTTTTGTAACTTGCATTTTTCTTCTCTGCCACTGGTTCACCTGAAGGACCACTGTTGGCTTAGACTTAAGTCTTTATACTGTACCTGGGCTCTCTGTGTGATCAGTTGAGAGGCATTGAACTTGGCCACCACACTCTTGAGCACCTCGTTGACGATGGAAGGAAGCACACGCTCGTCATAGTCTTTCCCCAACTGCTGGTACATGACTGGCAAGCTGGAGGCACTGGGCCGAGAGAGCACACGAAGACCTATGTTCACCATCTGAAGATCTGTGATGAACAGAGTCACATGAATTCAGAAGGTGCAGGTCACAAGCGGCACAGCCTTAATGTGCTGGTTATTGATGAGGGCAATGGTGAGAGACAAGGTATGTTGCCCTAACAGCAGGCAACATCTTTCAAGATTTTATCatgcacatttttaacatttattgcatttatgacaATAAAACATCTGGTTCAAGGTTACCTTTGCTTCCAGTGAGGGATGAAATCTTCCTTGGCCTGGCTCGAATATCATAAATGATGGGGTACTGGAACCACGGTATCCTAAATGTAAGACAGacttcttaaaggaacagtttactgcaaaaaaactttttgcatCATTTTCTATACAACTAAAATAGATTTATTCTGCTAAgctccaaaagaaaaaaaaaaaaaaaagcacatttaaagtGTCATAAAAGTCTTCTAAAGTCATACGATAAAGCAAGTTTTAAATACTGAACCAAAATGAGATTTGTGAGATGATGGGAAGATAAAAGTTAacatttacactactgttcaaaagttttggttcagtaagattttttatttaagaatttattttttttttttattcaggatgcattaaattgatcaaaagtgacagtaaagacatttataatgttaacttataaaagattattatttcaaataaatgctttttatatatatatatatatatatgcatatatatgctcatcacagaatcctgaaaaaaaaaaaaaaaaaaaaaaaaaaaaaaaaaattatcatcgTTCCCTTTCTGAAGCTTGGCAGTACATCACCCACTTTCCTTGTATGGACAACAGAAGCTTGGATATTCGGCCTAACACCTTTTGTACTTTATAAAAGGGAAAAATTTACATGGAAGTGACTAAATGTTGACCAATTCCGTTTTGAAGTGTACTCTCTCTTTTAGGGTGggttcacacttggcatgtttggcgattgctctgttagtgtggttcatttgaataagtgtgaacgtTAGCATccaaaccctggtgcgcaccaaacaaatGGACCGAGACCattgaaaagatgggtctcggtccactTCAATGAAGTGCAGttcaaatgaaatatgaacgcaacaaggaccaaagacatgtaaataaaccaaaaacaggacatgatgtcaccctaaaaaggacagaatgctcaagcatacctatttttttctcatcatagtCACGACATTGCCCATTACAGTACCCAATACATTGCCCATTGTCAAGTACGGCATCAGAACCGCGTCTCCTCGCAGCagattttcatttgtgtgtgacggagggactgttgttttgactcctttacacattctTCATAAGTTCTCAGCTggtcaaaataccatcatatgtaaGCTACGCACATACAACAAGCGCATTTAGCCCAGCAAACAGCACTGTTTTGGATGTTGGGTATGTTCcatctcaaaatacttaataaaagccgaccaatcaggttatgaatgtatccctatgccttAAGATTCTTTAGGTTCGGTGTTAAAAATGTCAATATGAATGCTAAGTGGACAAggactaaattttttttttggtccagaccaaacgaactgaactacaagtgtgaacacagctGTGGGGCATACTCACACTAGACACGGTTGCCTTGTACCCAGCTTGAGCATCAATAAAGTGAGAAACAAACCTGTTATAAAcctaaatatattcaaattaattgaaaagtgtACTATCCAAATAGTAAtagaaaatgtttgttgttgaaATGATAACAGTGGTGCACAGACAGTAG
Encoded here:
- the phb2a gene encoding prohibitin-2a; this encodes MASKDPGNFLQQLRQIAGRMGSGPRGAGLGLKLLIGAGALAYGVKEATYTVEGGQRAIIFNRIGGMQMDTVLAEGLHFRIPWFQYPIIYDIRARPRKISSLTGSKDLQMVNIGLRVLSRPSASSLPVMYQQLGKDYDERVLPSIVNEVLKSVVAKFNASQLITQRAQVSLLIRRDLFERAKDFNIILDDVAITELSFSKEYTAAVEAKQVAQQEAQRAQFYVEKAKQDQRQKIIQAEGEAEAAKLLGKAVTKNPGYLKLRRIRAAQNIAKTVATSQNKVYLSADSLVLNLQDNYFDKLSLGK